The Macaca thibetana thibetana isolate TM-01 chromosome 19, ASM2454274v1, whole genome shotgun sequence genome has a segment encoding these proteins:
- the LOC126941778 gene encoding carcinoembryonic antigen-related cell adhesion molecule 8, whose product MGPISAPPCRWCIPWQELLLTASLFTFWNPPTTAQLTIEAVPSNAAEGKEVLLLVHNLPQDPLGYNWYKGETVDANRRIIGYVIATQVNISGPADSGRETIYPNATLLMQNVTRNDTGSYTLQVITLNLVNEEVTGQFSVHPETPKPSISSNNSNPVEDRDAVALTCEPETQNTTYLWWVNGQSLLVSPRLQLSDGNRTLTLLNVTRNDTGPYECEIQNPVSVNFSDPVTLNVLYGPDAPNISPSDTYYLPGVNLNLSCHAASNPLAQYSWSVNGTFQQHTQNLFIPNITAKNSGSYACHATNSATGHNGTTVRMITVSDASVQGSSPGLSARATVSIMIGILARVALT is encoded by the exons ATGGGGCCCATTTCAGCCCCTCCCTGCAGATGGTGCATCCCCTGGCAGGAGCTGCTGCTCACAG CCTCACTTTTCACCTTCTGGAACCCACCCACCACTGCCCAGCTCACTATTGAAGCTGTGCCATCCAATGCTGCAGAGGGGAAGGAAGTTCTTCTACTTGTCCACAATCTGCCCCAGGACCCTCTTGGCTACAACTGGTACAAAGGGGAAACGGTGGACGCCAATCGTCGAATTATAGGATATGTAATAGCAACTCAAGTAAATATCTCAGGGCCTGCAGACAGCGGTCGAGAGACAATATACCCCAATGCAACCCTGCTGATGCAGAACGTCACCAGAAATGACACAGGATCCTACACCCTACAAGTCATAACGCTAAATCTTGTGAATGAAGAAGTAACTGGCCAATTCAGCGTACATC CGGAGACTCCCAAGCCCTCCATCTCCAGCAACAACTCCAATCCCGTGGAAGACAGGGATGCTGTGGCCTTAACCTGTGAACCTGAGACTCAGAACACAACCTACCTGTGGTGGGTAAATGGTCAGAGCCTCCTGGTCAGTCCCAGGCTGCAGCTCTCCGATGGCAACAGGACCCTCACTCTACTCAATGTCACAAGGAATGACACAGGACCCTATGAGTGTGAAATACAGAACCCAGTGAGTGTGAACTTCAGTGATCCAGTCACCCTGAATGTCCTCT ATGGCCCAGATGCCCCCAACATTTCCCCTTCAGACACCTATTACCTTCCAGGGGTAAATCTCAACCTCTCCTGCCATGCGGCCTCTAATCCACTGGCACAGTATTCTTGGTCTGTCAATGGCACATTCCAGCAACACACACAAAACCTCTTTATCCCCAACATCACTGCAAAGAACAGCGGATCCTATGCCTGCCATGCCACTAACTCAGCCACTGGCCACAACGGGACCACAGTCAGGATGATCACAGTCTCTG ATGCTTCAGTACAAGGAAGTTCTCCTGGCCTCTCAGCTAGGGCCACTGTCAGCATCATGATTGGAATACTTGCCAGGGTGGCTCTGACATAG